A genomic stretch from Pseudomonadota bacterium includes:
- the alaE gene encoding L-alanine exporter AlaE has translation MIHVRRFLADTFAMITFSTIGGMVIEILISGLTIGQSIQARLTAIPANLLTGRPYGIYRDWVLRITKAKEGGKLRKGLADLFAFVTFQVTLYAIILTSTGARISQIVTACGTLTVLSVFMGRPYGMFLDFSRWLFRARRLE, from the coding sequence GTGATCCATGTACGCCGCTTCCTTGCAGATACCTTTGCCATGATCACCTTCTCAACAATTGGGGGGATGGTGATTGAAATACTGATTTCCGGACTGACAATAGGCCAATCAATTCAGGCAAGACTAACTGCTATCCCGGCTAACTTACTTACCGGAAGACCCTACGGGATTTACAGAGATTGGGTCTTAAGGATTACAAAAGCAAAAGAAGGTGGGAAACTTAGAAAAGGTCTTGCCGATCTCTTTGCCTTTGTAACATTTCAGGTAACCCTCTACGCCATAATTCTAACTTCAACCGGGGCTCGAATAAGCCAGATTGTAACTGCTTGTGGTACACTCACGGTCCTATCAGTTTTTATGGGAAGACCCTACGGGATGTTTCTCGATTTCTCACGATGGTTGTTCAGGGCTCGCAGACTTGAATAG